One window from the genome of Maridesulfovibrio ferrireducens encodes:
- a CDS encoding pancreas/duodenum homeobox protein 1, with amino-acid sequence MGQYGDVFIDQLLESLFPASLSNDFFEALFGDAEEGSYDIELGYVGDSSDILNFELRLKERPGCCLACNLTYGLPQVFSRHPIINIQGLAEKIGEAVGKSENVSWKLGSTQEKNKQLHVIPLIVSLS; translated from the coding sequence ATGGGTCAGTATGGTGATGTTTTTATCGATCAACTGCTTGAATCTCTTTTCCCGGCAAGCCTTTCTAATGATTTTTTTGAGGCTCTGTTCGGAGATGCGGAAGAAGGCAGTTATGATATTGAGCTTGGATATGTTGGAGATTCAAGCGATATTTTGAATTTTGAGTTGCGTTTAAAAGAGCGTCCCGGATGTTGTCTTGCTTGTAATTTGACTTATGGGTTGCCACAGGTTTTTTCGCGTCACCCCATTATTAATATTCAAGGGCTGGCTGAAAAAATTGGCGAAGCAGTGGGTAAAAGCGAAAACGTAAGTTGGAAACTCGGTTCCACGCAAGAGAAGAATAAGCAGTTGCACGTTATCCCGTTGATAGTTTCCCTTTCATAA
- a CDS encoding radical SAM/SPASM domain-containing protein has translation MINAEMLDKATLLLTHKKFLAAEILAKRVLKSDIDNTRALKILTNIALQCRESSLAIYFFEKYSALTEPDLNFSTKLAETYASLEQDEKAKKLLYKAFSLAPENETIRKQYFQHGYNSSDFDIFPYEDFRINPDEPLNKPDKIYFHAITVVWGEEFTSCFMNSVLPTQLGAGNLDALNTDSRSLYIIYTTPENAEYIKSSPIFTNLKETIDVRIYFIDQCYTDEKNKYKMMTLCHKHSVRKAHQAGARLIFLPPDDIFSDSTFRVIYQKSAKGYKAIMVGTTRVIKEEFLPAMNNKFFSDGKLEVPIKGRNLVEMALDCWHPDTKSCFVDAEEFSGWPSQLFWEVPGEGVLAHNFHLHPIMVYPKELHSFNGTVDDDCVQKICGNFDDIYIVQDSDEMIGFDLSERETRIIQTEAKVEMSSLLGWMKDYTDEFHRKYVTHKIYFHCNPISEKWNEISRKAEAFVNSILTYPEIEKSHCFSEILTDHDLKYPAPVLDTVCFQLTSKGTKEMDELMVRQIVDYIKNTGVKHSNLGFYGEMLNRKGWTKYAQELLNQAIKLHICSNFNMNLTNEEHRILSRFDHIQLSIDTADEKTLKEIRPPANLKTMFLNIHKIHAAAIKDGRKQPRIQWCCTLVDEIVPQLVDLVCMAASNHVTEIQLNDLGYFDEHNLPVNSIFALKDNHFLKAVEQVNAARKIAEENNISLSLKANWDQMVENKIAIEQAKAEFDVNIDIAVKPVELGSPMQNIQGIGRFYEQKAAIPGPGETRECLYPWNSAYIMPDGDLYSCCIRGKSMGKIGPDDSISEVMHNAEYSDLRKQLITGEITDPVCLRCPATAVVPVRRLKYMVANLIRSSRESQRAAKEIVRER, from the coding sequence ATGATAAATGCAGAAATGCTGGACAAAGCGACTCTTCTTCTTACTCATAAAAAATTTCTGGCTGCTGAAATATTAGCTAAACGAGTTCTTAAGTCTGACATTGACAATACCCGCGCTCTAAAAATTCTGACCAATATAGCTCTGCAATGCCGCGAATCGTCCCTTGCTATTTATTTTTTTGAAAAATATTCGGCTTTAACTGAACCTGATTTAAATTTTTCAACTAAGCTGGCTGAAACCTATGCCAGCCTTGAACAGGATGAAAAAGCGAAAAAGCTGTTATACAAAGCTTTTTCGTTAGCTCCTGAGAATGAAACAATCCGCAAACAATACTTCCAACACGGATACAATTCCTCAGACTTTGATATATTCCCCTATGAAGATTTCAGAATCAATCCAGATGAACCTCTGAATAAACCTGATAAAATTTATTTCCATGCAATAACAGTTGTATGGGGTGAAGAATTTACTTCCTGTTTTATGAATTCCGTATTGCCAACTCAACTCGGTGCCGGGAATCTTGATGCCCTGAATACAGATTCGCGGTCGCTATACATTATCTACACTACTCCTGAAAATGCTGAATATATTAAATCTTCCCCAATCTTTACTAATCTTAAAGAAACCATAGACGTTCGCATTTATTTTATTGACCAGTGCTACACAGACGAAAAAAACAAATACAAAATGATGACTCTTTGCCATAAACACTCTGTCCGCAAAGCTCACCAAGCCGGAGCTCGTTTAATTTTTTTGCCTCCCGATGACATTTTTTCCGACTCAACATTTAGAGTTATTTATCAGAAATCAGCAAAGGGATATAAAGCAATTATGGTGGGGACAACACGAGTCATTAAAGAAGAATTTCTACCTGCTATGAATAATAAGTTTTTCTCAGACGGCAAACTAGAAGTTCCTATCAAAGGAAGAAACTTAGTTGAAATGGCTCTTGATTGTTGGCATCCTGATACAAAAAGCTGTTTTGTTGATGCTGAAGAATTCAGTGGATGGCCATCTCAACTTTTCTGGGAAGTTCCTGGCGAGGGGGTATTGGCTCACAATTTTCACCTGCACCCTATAATGGTTTATCCTAAAGAACTACATTCATTTAATGGAACTGTTGATGATGATTGCGTTCAAAAAATATGCGGAAATTTTGATGACATTTATATTGTGCAGGATTCAGATGAAATGATCGGCTTTGATTTAAGCGAACGCGAAACAAGAATTATTCAAACTGAAGCAAAAGTTGAGATGAGTTCTCTTTTAGGATGGATGAAGGATTATACGGATGAATTCCATCGGAAATATGTAACACATAAAATTTATTTTCACTGTAATCCGATAAGTGAAAAATGGAATGAGATCAGCCGGAAAGCGGAGGCGTTCGTCAATTCTATTCTTACATATCCCGAGATTGAAAAAAGTCATTGTTTTTCTGAAATTCTTACTGACCATGACTTAAAATACCCGGCTCCAGTTCTTGATACGGTTTGTTTTCAGCTCACCTCTAAAGGTACTAAGGAAATGGACGAATTAATGGTTCGTCAAATCGTTGATTATATTAAGAACACAGGGGTTAAACACTCTAATCTTGGTTTCTACGGTGAAATGCTGAACCGTAAAGGGTGGACGAAATATGCACAGGAACTTCTGAATCAAGCAATTAAATTACATATCTGTTCAAATTTTAATATGAATTTAACGAATGAAGAGCACCGCATTTTAAGCAGATTCGATCATATTCAATTGAGTATTGATACTGCTGACGAAAAAACACTTAAAGAAATTCGCCCCCCTGCCAACCTCAAAACCATGTTTTTAAATATCCATAAAATTCATGCAGCAGCTATTAAAGACGGCCGGAAACAACCCAGAATTCAATGGTGCTGCACCCTTGTTGATGAGATTGTTCCGCAATTAGTCGACCTGGTATGTATGGCCGCTTCTAATCATGTAACGGAAATACAGCTCAACGATTTAGGCTATTTCGATGAACATAATTTGCCTGTAAACAGTATTTTTGCATTGAAAGACAACCATTTCCTTAAAGCTGTAGAACAGGTCAACGCCGCTCGCAAAATTGCAGAAGAAAACAACATTTCACTTAGTCTCAAAGCAAATTGGGACCAGATGGTTGAAAACAAGATAGCCATTGAACAAGCCAAAGCGGAATTCGATGTCAACATTGATATAGCAGTAAAACCTGTTGAACTCGGATCACCGATGCAAAATATTCAGGGCATTGGAAGATTTTATGAGCAGAAAGCGGCAATCCCCGGACCGGGAGAAACAAGAGAGTGTCTGTACCCGTGGAACTCTGCTTACATAATGCCCGACGGAGATTTATACTCTTGTTGTATACGCGGTAAATCAATGGGCAAAATCGGGCCTGACGATTCTATAAGTGAAGTAATGCATAATGCTGAATACTCCGACTTGCGAAAACAACTGATAACCGGAGAAATCACAGATCCGGTGTGCTTGCGTTGCCCGGCGACAGCTGTTGTTCCTGTAAGAAGACTTAAATATATGGTTGCAAATTTAATCCGCAGCAGCAGAGAATCACAAAGAGCGGCTAAAGAGATCGTAAGAGAGAGGTAA
- a CDS encoding class I SAM-dependent methyltransferase: MRHCLVCGNSELHIFEDLIPFHGITSDCKPWPRAGQFMVCNSCGHPQKNVSEQWLTDINEIYSKYEMYPLSEGSEPLLFSDTGSPSPRSRVLLEIFLSMFPLNQSGKLLDIGCGNGSLLKQFHELKPHWNLYGHEQSSRQENILSVDGVEGYYSGDLDSVSNQFDVIVMTYVIEHLINPIEILKKIKQLLLPGGLLIVQTSYFNDNPFDLMVCDHCSHFTPETLAVAARKSGFSIKHVTDQWIAKEIGFVAQTGTDNEISVDAGKNKVDLNSGLLWLQKLAEDSKQKSNEKIIGIFGTAVAGTWLAASLEEKVAFFVDENPTQHGKFHMGIPIISPEKVPAGAAVIMGFLPKFAGKIAARLSIQYPEIEFVIPNS; this comes from the coding sequence GTGAGACATTGTTTAGTATGCGGAAACTCTGAACTGCATATATTCGAAGACCTTATTCCTTTTCACGGAATAACTTCCGATTGCAAACCATGGCCGAGAGCCGGACAATTTATGGTGTGCAATTCATGCGGGCACCCTCAAAAAAATGTTTCTGAGCAGTGGCTGACGGACATAAATGAAATATATTCCAAATATGAAATGTACCCGTTAAGTGAGGGCAGTGAACCTCTCCTGTTTTCCGACACTGGTTCTCCCTCCCCCCGAAGCAGAGTTCTACTGGAAATATTTCTCTCAATGTTCCCCTTGAACCAATCTGGAAAACTACTCGATATAGGGTGTGGGAACGGATCTTTGTTAAAACAATTTCATGAACTGAAACCGCATTGGAATCTTTACGGACATGAGCAGTCCAGCAGGCAGGAAAACATTCTTTCCGTAGATGGCGTAGAAGGCTATTACTCGGGCGACCTAGATAGCGTTTCAAATCAATTCGATGTAATTGTGATGACTTATGTAATTGAACATCTTATCAATCCAATTGAAATTTTAAAAAAAATAAAACAGCTGTTGCTTCCGGGCGGACTCCTTATAGTGCAAACCTCATATTTTAATGACAACCCTTTTGACTTGATGGTTTGTGATCATTGTTCCCACTTTACACCTGAAACACTCGCTGTTGCAGCCCGAAAATCAGGCTTCTCAATAAAGCATGTAACTGATCAATGGATAGCAAAAGAGATCGGTTTCGTTGCTCAAACAGGAACGGACAATGAAATATCAGTTGATGCCGGTAAAAATAAAGTGGATCTGAACAGCGGTCTGCTCTGGCTACAAAAACTTGCCGAAGATTCAAAACAAAAATCCAATGAAAAGATAATAGGCATATTCGGAACAGCAGTAGCAGGAACATGGCTGGCCGCATCCCTTGAAGAAAAAGTTGCTTTTTTTGTCGATGAAAACCCGACTCAACATGGAAAATTTCATATGGGAATTCCTATTATTTCCCCTGAAAAAGTTCCCGCAGGCGCAGCAGTCATAATGGGATTTTTGCCAAAGTTTGCAGGTAAAATTGCCGCTCGCTTAAGTATACAATACCCTGAAATAGAATTTGTCATACCCAATTCATAA
- a CDS encoding sugar nucleotide-binding protein, with product MKILVIGDGTLGKSLANESIKRGHSVFKTSRKNSSCLYLDLSRKVDVTTLPKTEWAIIAAAVSGFKSCEKDQKAYTVNVTNTINLANDLMQRGTRILFPSSTAVFNGEKPFYGPTAHPSPQTKYGQQKAEVEEFLNENSSKASIVRYTKILTTESGILYNWLNSFQKQEEITAFTDLSIAPILIGDAAFATCRLMEEDKTGIYHCSSSEEVSYYDFAQRLCKHYGFDKKLVKETTCKSNKNMYCPPFSSLDATETENIINWKFPKMPEMIPQILVPNNSEAKL from the coding sequence ATGAAAATTCTTGTTATCGGAGATGGAACACTCGGGAAAAGTCTAGCGAATGAATCAATAAAACGGGGCCACTCCGTTTTCAAAACTTCACGTAAAAATTCAAGCTGCCTTTATCTCGATCTGTCCCGCAAAGTGGATGTAACCACTCTCCCGAAAACAGAATGGGCCATTATTGCTGCGGCAGTCTCCGGCTTTAAATCATGCGAAAAAGATCAAAAAGCTTATACAGTAAACGTCACAAACACCATTAATCTAGCCAATGATCTGATGCAAAGAGGAACAAGAATTCTTTTTCCGTCAAGTACTGCTGTTTTCAACGGAGAAAAACCTTTTTATGGGCCAACTGCGCATCCTTCCCCACAAACTAAATATGGACAACAAAAAGCTGAAGTTGAAGAATTCTTAAATGAAAATAGTAGCAAAGCTTCGATTGTAAGGTACACAAAAATCCTCACTACAGAATCAGGAATTCTTTATAACTGGTTAAACTCTTTTCAAAAACAAGAAGAAATTACAGCGTTCACCGACTTATCAATTGCTCCTATTTTGATAGGAGACGCGGCTTTTGCAACATGCAGACTTATGGAAGAAGACAAAACAGGTATTTATCACTGCTCATCATCTGAAGAAGTCAGCTATTACGATTTTGCGCAAAGACTTTGCAAACACTATGGCTTTGATAAAAAACTAGTTAAAGAGACCACATGTAAAAGCAATAAGAACATGTATTGCCCTCCTTTTTCTTCTTTGGATGCAACAGAAACAGAAAATATTATCAACTGGAAATTCCCCAAAATGCCGGAAATGATCCCCCAAATATTAGTACCGAATAACTCAGAGGCAAAACTGTGA
- a CDS encoding radical SAM protein — MQLYTNLKIFHYQDKLDSLPREAEQSTAPIHIRIKPTNICNHNCSYCAYRASDMQLGKDMVIKDKIPAKKMAEIVEDIIEMGVKAVTFSGGGEPFCYPHLAETAQALADGNVSIAALTNGSLLTGETAEIFAHKGTWIRISMDGWDGPSYAKYRSVPEDEFNKVLKNIENFKSLKGKCFLGANFIINKDNADHVFEMGQRLKDLGVDSLKFSPCIVSNSGKENNDYHDPLFNKIKEQTQRVVADLSDADFEVFDSYHRSEVFFNKEYNWCPYQQMQPIIAADQRIYSCHDKAYNLDSGVLGSIKDQRFKEFWFNDREKFFSIDPSRDCNHHCVANSKNMLIHEYLEAAPDHLAFV; from the coding sequence ATGCAGCTCTACACGAACCTCAAGATATTTCACTATCAGGACAAGCTGGATTCTCTCCCCCGCGAAGCTGAACAATCAACCGCTCCTATTCACATACGCATTAAACCGACCAACATATGTAATCACAACTGTTCCTACTGCGCCTATAGGGCTTCTGACATGCAGCTTGGAAAAGATATGGTTATCAAGGATAAAATACCTGCGAAAAAAATGGCTGAGATCGTAGAGGACATCATTGAAATGGGTGTTAAAGCTGTAACATTCAGCGGTGGCGGAGAGCCTTTCTGCTACCCTCATCTTGCCGAAACAGCGCAGGCTCTTGCAGACGGAAACGTTAGTATTGCGGCTCTGACCAATGGTAGTCTGCTGACAGGTGAAACTGCCGAAATATTTGCACATAAAGGAACGTGGATACGAATTTCCATGGACGGCTGGGATGGTCCCAGTTATGCAAAATACAGAAGTGTACCTGAGGACGAATTCAATAAAGTTTTAAAAAATATTGAAAATTTCAAATCGCTAAAAGGTAAATGCTTTCTCGGTGCCAATTTTATTATAAACAAAGACAACGCTGATCATGTTTTTGAAATGGGACAGAGATTGAAAGATCTAGGCGTCGACAGTTTAAAGTTTTCGCCTTGCATCGTAAGCAATTCCGGCAAAGAAAATAATGATTACCATGATCCTCTTTTTAATAAAATTAAAGAGCAGACTCAACGGGTGGTTGCAGATCTTTCAGATGCCGATTTTGAAGTTTTCGACTCGTACCATCGGTCAGAAGTCTTTTTTAATAAAGAATACAATTGGTGTCCTTATCAGCAAATGCAACCAATAATTGCCGCCGACCAAAGAATATACTCCTGCCACGACAAAGCATATAATTTAGATAGCGGAGTTCTTGGATCGATTAAGGATCAACGCTTTAAAGAGTTTTGGTTTAATGATCGAGAAAAATTTTTCAGCATAGACCCCAGTCGGGACTGCAACCATCATTGTGTTGCAAACAGCAAAAACATGCTGATTCATGAATATCTGGAAGCCGCTCCAGATCATCTGGCTTTTGTATAA
- a CDS encoding class I SAM-dependent methyltransferase, giving the protein MGKLLNLITSIHTGTHREYLPRMIDDKVACMLKAKEYEIDYWDGSRRFGYGGYSYMEGRWTPMAQGLIDTYSLKKGAKILDVGCGKAFLLYELHKLGMDVHGFDISQHGLSGAPKEIRSRLFTHRAESAYPFKDNNFDLVISINSLHNLQIFDLKKALKEMERVGKNKYVCVESYRNEQELFNLQCWALTCESFFNKQEWEWLFKEFNYTGDYEFIYFE; this is encoded by the coding sequence ATGGGCAAGCTGCTAAATTTAATTACTTCGATTCACACGGGCACACACCGTGAATATCTACCGCGGATGATAGACGACAAAGTCGCTTGCATGCTCAAAGCCAAAGAATATGAGATTGACTACTGGGACGGCAGCCGTCGTTTCGGATACGGCGGTTACAGTTATATGGAGGGGCGCTGGACTCCAATGGCTCAGGGACTAATTGATACCTATTCGCTCAAAAAAGGAGCGAAAATTTTAGACGTGGGATGCGGCAAAGCCTTCCTGCTCTATGAATTACATAAGCTAGGCATGGACGTGCACGGTTTTGATATTTCACAACATGGATTGAGCGGAGCTCCAAAAGAAATCAGAAGCAGACTTTTCACTCATAGAGCTGAATCTGCCTATCCATTTAAAGACAATAATTTTGATCTGGTTATTTCAATAAATTCATTACATAATCTTCAAATTTTTGATCTTAAAAAAGCACTCAAAGAAATGGAGAGAGTTGGAAAGAATAAGTATGTATGCGTTGAAAGTTACAGAAATGAACAGGAACTATTCAATCTCCAATGCTGGGCTCTGACCTGTGAATCTTTTTTCAACAAACAGGAATGGGAATGGCTTTTTAAAGAATTTAATTACACAGGCGATTACGAATTCATATATTTTGAATAA